TGCCGCCACATGCAGGGCAGGTCTGCAAGCCCCCATTTGACGCTCCGGTGCCCTTACAATCCGGGCAGGTTTCTTTTTTGCTCACCTCTATCTCTTTCTCTATACCCCGTGCTGCATCCTCTAACTCTATCTCCAGGTCATACCTGATATCCCTGCCCCTCTCCGGATACTCAGCAGCGCTCCGGTATCCACCGGCACCAAAGAGGTCCTCGAATATGCTGCTGCTCTCTCCTCTACCCCTGCCGCCAAAGCCAAAACCTGCGCCGAATATATCCCTGAATATGTCCTCTATATCACTGAACCTTGTGAACTTCGACCAATCGAATCCACCGGGACCAAAGTCAACGCCGGCATGTCCGAATCTGTCATAATTTGCCCTCTTCTGGGGGTCTGACAGTACCTCATAAGCCTCAGAGATCTCCTTAAACTTCTCTTCTGCCTCCTTCGGATTATCCTTATTCAGGTCAGGATGATATTTCTTCGCCAATCTGCGATAAGCGCGTTTTATCTCCTGTTCTGATGCTCCTCTATCTACACCCAGAATCTCGTAATAATCCTTATCCTGTGCCAATTCTCAGTCCTCCGCTTCTCCCATGTTTTTTTCCTTTTTATCTTTTATCAATGTAAATATTTTTCCATCTCTTCACCTATTCTCGCATTCACTCCAGTGGAAATGTATGGTCACTCCACCCCTTCTACCATATCCTTTATATATAGCATAGATCTACCTTTCATATATTCATTGAATACGTGAACAGATAGCGATGGTACTGAAGGTGCGCGTGGAAGTGACGAACGAAGAGGGCGTGAAGACTTCTATGGAGCGAGAGGGTGATTTGATGAATGAAGCGTTCAAATCTACCACAATAAGGAGTATTGTGCGGTTCCTGGAGGACCAAATACCTTCTCCTTCGGGTATTGACCCTTATGATGTGGACAATGAGGACCTCACGATAAAGGGCAGATTGGAATATTTCCTCCGTTATGATAAGAAGGCACCCCGCGATTGGTTCACCTCTTCAGAGTTAAAACGAATATATGAAGAGGTATACGGTGTGGATATTCGACTCAGTACTTTATCAACCTATCTGTCGAGTCTGCATTCTGAGGGTGTTTTAATCAGGAAAGGGAGCAGAGCACAGAGGAAGTATAAGGTTATATCCACACAAAGAACCGACAGGGAGCCCAATGATGACACGGATATGGAACTCATAGAATGCCTCCCACTTCGTGAAATCATACAAAATTAAAATTGGATGATACAGTACAGGGAAGATTTTTATTATAAAAAACAAAAATAATAATGGGTGATAAGGGGTCGTGGCCTAGTCCGGTAGGGCAGCGGGCTCCAGACTCGCCGATCGTGCGTTCAAATCGCACCGACCCCATACTTCATACTTCTATGCTTTGATAGGATTCTCTTTACTACTTCTGTGACCGCCCTCTTGCTCTTCTTGCACTCTCAACGAAGTTCGGTGCGAATTCTCTATACGAGGCTGCATGCAGATGTGTATAAGAAGCGAGACAGTTATTCGTTATTAGCCCGTCCAGTCCTTCATAGATGCCCTCCCCTCTCAGCATTCGATATGCAAACTGGTTTTTATTTTTATTCTCATCCCCGAGCTCTATCACTGAACGGTGGAACTCATGCCCTTTGAACCGTATGCCTCGACTACCGAGAATGCAACTCCTTCTAAATTCTCCCTCCACATAGTTCACCAATCTCCGTTCACGAAATTTCACTCTGCCCTCTATCACACCGCACATCTCAAAAGTATCACCACCATACTCAAGCTCATCTAAGAGATACATCAATCCACCGCATTCAGCATACATAACGCCATGAGCATCGTGGAAAGCCCTGATAGCCCGTCGCATCTGCGTATTCGCAGCCAGCTCGCGGGCATAGATCTCGGGGAAGCCGCCGCCGATATAGAGAGCATCAAGTCCTTCTGGCAGCCTTCTTGCCCTTATTGGGCTGAAATAGACAATCTCCGCTCCTTCCTGCCTGAGTAAATCGAGTGTATCATGGTAGTAAAAATTGAAAGCCTCATCAAAAGCAACTCCAATCCTTACTCGAGGGCGTGTATGAGTATGATGCTTATGCAGGAATAGTCTCGGTTCTGGCAGCTTCAGTGCGGGCGCGGTATTTGCTATCTCCAGTACTGCGGATATATCCAGATTTGACTCTACAGTCTCTTTTATGCTCTTCAGAACGCTATTGAAATCGTCCCAGCGGCTTTTACATTCCATTGCGGTAATCAAGCCAAGATGCCGCATGGAGATTGCCAGATTGCTCTTCCATGGTATCTTCCCTATTACTTTAAGCCCGCAATACTCCTCCACTGCACGCTCCGCCTTTTCTCCATGTCGTGAACTCCCGATATTATTCAAGATAACACCTGATAGGTTGACTCCGGGATCAAAACTCCTGTATCCATTGACCAGTGCGGCAGCACTCCTCGTTATGCTCGCAGCATCCACCACCAGTATAACCGGGCACTGGAGAATCTTCGCTATCTGGGCGGTACTACCCACATCATCGTAATAGTTCAAACCCTCGTAAAGCCCTCTCACTCCTTCTATAATCGCTATATCCGCATCTTCACAAGCCCTTCCAAACAGCTCCTTCACCACCTCCGGCGACATAAGGAAGCCATCAAGATTCCTTGATTGCCTGCCCGAGACGAGTGTATGAAATCCAGGGTCTATGTAGTCAAGCCCGACTTTGACGCCCTGAACCTGTAAACCACGCTCGCGTAACAGGCTCAACAGCCCGATGCAGAGGGTTGTCTTACCTGCCGAACTTCGGTCTCCCGCAATCACCACCCTTGGTATATCTATATCCATCATCGTCATGGCTTCCTCCATCTCGGTACTGTATGCGCTATGCCGAACTGGTCAAGAATAAGCGCCACAATAAAGTCCACCATGTCCTGAACCGATTTTGGATGGTAATAAAAGGCAGGCACCGGTGGTATAATCGTCACACCCATTCGCTTTATCCTTAGTAAATTCTCCAGGTGGTTCTCATTCAGCGGTGTCTCCCTGGGCACGATGATTATCCTCCTGCTCCTGTTACCCTTCAGCATCACATCAAATGCGCGTAAAAGCAGATTATCTGCTATCCCATGTGCCATCTTTGCCACTGTGTTCATCGTACATGGTATTATTACCATTCCGTCACACAATTGTGTGCCACTTGCAATGTCAGCAGCCATATCATCAACGTCCCAGAGGCGCGTTGCAAACTTCTCTATCTCCTTCACCCCTATTCCAAGTTCATACTCTATTATGTAGCGCCCATACGGAGTGATGATCAAATCAATCTCCACCCCTCGCTCATGAAGCATCTCCAGCAATCTCTTCGCATATATCGCGCCACTCGCTCCTGTTATTCCTACTATCAACCTCATAATCTGATTCTAATTCTAATCATAATGTAATTGTAATTGTAATGTGAATACACCCTCGAATATCTCCTCCGCTGGTCCTGTAAGGTATGCACCCTCTTCTTTCACTTCCACGCTCAAATCACCACCTCGCGTATGGACTGTTACCGGTGTGGAAGCATTGATGATACCGAGTTCATTCAATGCGAGCACAGAAGCCGTCGAACCAGTTCCACATGAGAGCGTCTCCCCTACGCCTCGTTCGTATGTCCTCACTGTTATCTCATTCCTGTCCCTGTCCCTATCCCCCGACCCCAATAACACGAAATTCACGTTCGTCCTGTTAGGGAAAGCAGGATGCGTTTCGATGCTCTTACCCGCCATACCCACATCAAGATCGCTAAAGGAGTTAAGAATGACAACAGCATGGGGGTTACCAAGACTCAGGGATGTCAATTTTATCTCGCCTATCCCATTCACGTATAAAGGCTTATTCAACCACTCAAACCGGGGTTTGCCCATAAACACCCTTACCGTGGCAACTCGTCCATCAATAAGGTCTTTCACCTCCGGCACCACCAGACCGCCCAGTGTCTTCACCTTCATCCGTCGCCCGTGAACCAGCCCTCGCTCATATACATATTTGGCAAAGCATCGCATACCGTTTCCACTCATCTCCGCCTCTGTTCCATCTGCATTAAATATCCGCATTTGCGTCTCATAACCGGAGCCAGGGTCAGGCTTGCAGACAAAGATGATGCCATCTGCTCCTATTGAGAGCTTCCTCCTGCACAATTCCCTACTGAGTTTCTCCTTATAACGCTCTGGTATCACCTCCGCCTCATGCTCGTCTATCACTATGAAATCATTGCCACAGCCATGCATCTTCGTGAATTTAATCCTCTTCCTCTCTTTCGTCTTATTCATCTTTTTCTTCAGCTCCTCCATTAGCTCAGCAACCTTCTCAATCGCTTCACCACTCCAACTGCAGTGGTA
This is a stretch of genomic DNA from Methanophagales archaeon. It encodes these proteins:
- the cfbB gene encoding Ni-sirohydrochlorin a,c-diamide synthase — protein: MTMMDIDIPRVVIAGDRSSAGKTTLCIGLLSLLRERGLQVQGVKVGLDYIDPGFHTLVSGRQSRNLDGFLMSPEVVKELFGRACEDADIAIIEGVRGLYEGLNYYDDVGSTAQIAKILQCPVILVVDAASITRSAAALVNGYRSFDPGVNLSGVILNNIGSSRHGEKAERAVEEYCGLKVIGKIPWKSNLAISMRHLGLITAMECKSRWDDFNSVLKSIKETVESNLDISAVLEIANTAPALKLPEPRLFLHKHHTHTRPRVRIGVAFDEAFNFYYHDTLDLLRQEGAEIVYFSPIRARRLPEGLDALYIGGGFPEIYARELAANTQMRRAIRAFHDAHGVMYAECGGLMYLLDELEYGGDTFEMCGVIEGRVKFRERRLVNYVEGEFRRSCILGSRGIRFKGHEFHRSVIELGDENKNKNQFAYRMLRGEGIYEGLDGLITNNCLASYTHLHAASYREFAPNFVESARRARGRSQK
- a CDS encoding UbiX family flavin prenyltransferase; translated protein: MRLIVGITGASGAIYAKRLLEMLHERGVEIDLIITPYGRYIIEYELGIGVKEIEKFATRLWDVDDMAADIASGTQLCDGMVIIPCTMNTVAKMAHGIADNLLLRAFDVMLKGNRSRRIIIVPRETPLNENHLENLLRIKRMGVTIIPPVPAFYYHPKSVQDMVDFIVALILDQFGIAHTVPRWRKP
- a CDS encoding diaminopimelate epimerase; this translates as MNKTKERKRIKFTKMHGCGNDFIVIDEHEAEVIPERYKEKLSRELCRRKLSIGADGIIFVCKPDPGSGYETQMRIFNADGTEAEMSGNGMRCFAKYVYERGLVHGRRMKVKTLGGLVVPEVKDLIDGRVATVRVFMGKPRFEWLNKPLYVNGIGEIKLTSLSLGNPHAVVILNSFSDLDVGMAGKSIETHPAFPNRTNVNFVLLGSGDRDRDRNEITVRTYERGVGETLSCGTGSTASVLALNELGIINASTPVTVHTRGGDLSVEVKEEGAYLTGPAEEIFEGVFTLQLQLHYD